Sequence from the Bacteroidales bacterium genome:
CACATATACCATCCGTAAATACTCATCCCGGTATAATAGACATTAATGATCAAATCACCGTACAAGCTCCATTGAGATAACAAATATACATATAATCCCGTGCTGATTATACCGGTTGGGAAAACTAAAATATTCTCTTTTTTAGCAAAAAATACACTGATAACACCAAAAAGTGCAGCAATAAATTCTAATGAAATGTTTAGAATTGTTGCGTCCTGATACGGCTCCAATAAGAACTCAAACAAATTGACACTTCCTAATATCATTGCAAATCAGAGTTTACTATTTTCAAAATAAATACTGAAGACGGAATTTCAAAACTCTTTTTAATTTCTTTTGTCAAAATTTGCATCACGTCATCATATTCACCAAATATTTGCGTACTCATTCCGTTTCTTGAGATTTCAAGTTCTTTATAATCTTGCAAACGATGAATAAAATCTAAAATCGGTTGAACAAATTCAACATTTAAGGGATAATAACTGATATCAATTGAAATATTCATAACATTCTATTTATTTAGAACTACAAAATTAAAAAAATACAATTGCATTTTTATAAAAGAAAATTAATATTTTTATAGTATTTGTGATTTTTAAATATTTTTTTCGACTAATAAGACAAGACAAATTGAATGAAAAACAAAAATAATTTTATTGAGATAATAAGTGAAAATGAAAAGATCATTCTTAAAATTACTTCATTTTATACAGATAATAAACAAGATGCTGAAGATTTGTATCAAGAAACGGTTTTGAATCTTTGGAAAGCATTTAAAAATTTCAAAAATCGATCCAAAATAAGTACTTGGATTTATCGCATCGCTTTAAATACTGCTGTAACACAAATAAGAAAAAACAAAAAGCAGCCACAGCAAATAACTCTTAATGAGCAAATTCAAGAAATAAATATTGAAAAACATAATAATTTACTTGATAAACTTCACAAACAAATACGAAAACTTAATGAACTTGAAAAAGCTCTGATACTATTATATCTTGAGAATAAAAATTACGAAACTATTTCAGAAATAACCGGTTTATCTGAAACAAATGTCGCGACAAGAATATCACGTATTAAACAAAAATTAAAAACCAATTTAAAATAAAAAATTATGGATATAGAAGAAATCAAAAAAAACTGGTCTCAAATAAATGATGAGTTAGAAAAACAAAAAAAATTCAATACCGAAATTTTCACACAAATAACAAAAGATAAAGCGAAAAACAGCCTAAGAAAGATACTTAATTATGAAATTGCAGGTGGGATTGTTTTAGTCATATTAATCGTGTTTATTGCATTAAGATATAATATGTTAGATACAAGCATTTCATTTGCAAGCGGTATTATTGCTGTTGTTATCTCGCTTTTTTCATTAATATTATCAGTAATACTTATGAATAAAATTATGAAAGTTAAATTCTATGAAAAACCGCTTGTAGAAACAATAAAAGACATTTCAAATCTGAAAATATATTATTACAAGTATAAGATTGCAACGTGGATAAACGCTGTAATCCTTGCATTTAGTTTTATTCCTGTATTTATAAAAATAGTACATCACAAAAACATATTTGAGCATTTTTCATATTACATTATTCCGATAAGCATAGGTTTAACAATAGGAATAGTTATAGCTTACTTTATATTTAAACGTTTGTACGAATTTAATTTAAGCAAAGTTGAAAATTTATTAAAAGATCTTGAAGAATAAGTAAGAAACGAACAGTTCTAATTTTATAACTTCTAAGTAACTTCGGAATAATTTTAAATTGATTCCGGAGTTTTTTTTGACTTTTTGCGGAAAACATATATCTTTGAAATAAAAACATGAACGACCAAAATATGACACCGCAAAATATGCTTGCAGCTCAAAAGGAATTTTTCTTATCAGGTCAAACAAAGCCTTTAAAATTCAGAATAAAGCAACTGAAAAAGATAAAATCTGCTCTGATTAAGAATGAAGAATATTTTTATGAAGCCATTTATAAAGATTTCGGCAAATCTAAATTTGAAACTTATGCCACAGAATTATCACCCGTTTATTCTGAACTAAACTTGTCAATAAAAAAACTTTCACAATGGGTTAAGCCTGAAAAAAAGAAAACCAATTTAGCAAACTTTCCCGGTAAAAGTTATATTATTCCTGAACCCCTTGGAAGCGTTCTTGTTATCGGAGCATGGAACTATCCCTATCAGCTTTCTCTAATTCCCTTAATTTCAGCAATAACAGCCGGAAATACAGTTGTCTTAAAACCGAGTGAATTATCTTTTAATGCTTCTTCAATAATTGCAAAAATATTAAACAGAGTATTTATCCCCGAAATTATTCGAGTAGTTGTAGGTGGTGTTAAAGAAACTAAGGAACTGTTGGATTTGAAATTTGATAAAATATTTTTTACGGGAAGTGTACCGATAGGAAAAATTGTTTATCAGGCAGCAGCAAAACATCTGACACCTGTTACTTTGGAACTCGGCGGAAAAAGTCCGACATTCGTATTAGCTGATGCAAAAATTAAAATGACAGCCAAACGAATTGTTTGGGGAAAATTTTTGAATGCAGGACAAACTTGTGTGGCTACAGATTATATTTTGGTTGATAAAAAGATTGAGAAAAAACTGTTAGAAGAAATTAAAAAACAGATCAGCATACAATTTCCGAATTTTGAAAACATTCCGGAAAATTATGTTCAAATTATAAATGAACGAAATTTTGACCGATTGTTAAATTTAATAAATCCTGAAAAAGTCTATGTCGGGGGAACTTACGACAAGGCAAAACGCTTGATTCATCCTACAGTTTTGCATAATATTACTTTTGAAGATACTGCCATGGACGATGAAATTTTCGGTCCGATTCTTCCCGTTATTGCATATGATAATTTGGATGATGCCATACATGAAGTTAAGAAACGTCCCAAACCTTTGGCTCTGTATATTTTCTCTTCTCATAAAAAAAGTATAAAAAAAATACATAAAGAAATTTCATTCGGCGGCGGTGCAGTTAATGATACCATAATGCATTTAACCAACCATAACTTATCTTTCGGAGGAACAGGTTCAAGCGGCATAGGAAATTATCACGGATATGCAGGTTTTCAAGCCTTTTCACACTTTAAAAGTATTTTGAAAAAGCCGTTTTGGTTTGAACCGAAGTTGAAATATGCTCCTTATACCGGAAAAAAATTGAAGTGGTTGAAAAGGTTAATGGGTTAATGAATTTTTTTGCAGAAGTTGATGGTTTTAACCTAAAAATGAACGACTTCTTATTTTGGAAGAAACAATCTTAATCAACAAATACAATAAAATTGGAAAAAATTAATTATTTTCGTAAGTTTGTATATTAGACTTTACACTTACTTATCTGTAAAATGCTCTCAATCAAAGATTTTTTTGAAAACATCAATTTTACGTTTGGCACAGAAAACTCTGACATTAAGCCAAGTAATATTATTATTTCAGAAAATAAAAATTTAACAGATAAAATCAAAAATAATATTTTTATTTACGATAGCCCGGAATATGCGAATACCTCATTTTATATCATTTCGACACCTTTATCAAACAAAGAACTATTTGAAATAAGACGGTACATTTGGAACGAAAATAAATACGAATTATACTTTACAACAGATACTCAAAATACAAAACTTTTTTATGCTAAAAGCAGTCCGAGAGAAAAGGAAATTAAAATTTCAACATTCAAACTAACTGAAGAAGAAAATGAAGAGTTAGAAAAAATTAAGAAATGGAAGTTTGATTCAGGTGCTTTTTGGATGGATTATTCTAATTTTTTAGACAGAATAAAAAATAATCAAAGAATTGATAAAAAACTAATTAACCAACTTAAAGGACTAAAAACCAAATTAAAAAAAGAATTAAAAAATAAAACGGACAATTCTGATAAAATTGTTCAAGCACTTATTGACAGAACTTTATTTATAAAATTTCTTGAAGATAATCATATTATTAATTCTTTTTTCTATAATTATTTTTTTCCGGATTATTTTTTTGAAGATGATAAAGATTTTGGTTATAAAAAATTTCTTGCAGATCAAAATATTGAAAAAATAAATAAGCTTTTTGAGAAAATTGATGACTTGTTTAATAATGTTCTGTTTAAAAAGCCAACTATAAAAGAAAAATTTTTAACAGATAATAAAGTTTTAGAGCTAATTTACGATGCTGTGAGCCAAAAAGATTGGAAAACCGGACAATTATCTTTATTTGATTTTCGGTTTAATACCATTCCTATTGAATTTATAAGTCACATATATGAAGTATTTCTTGAAGGAAAACAACTTAATGAAGGGATTTTTTACACTCCGACAAAACTGGCACAATTAATTGTAGATGATGTTATTACGGAACAGAAAACGGTACTTGACCCTGCATGCGGATCAGGGATGTTCTTAATTTTGGCATTTCGTAAGCTATTAGAGATAAGCTCGCCAAATCCAAAAATAAGTATTTCAGAAAAAATTAGTTATGAAATAAATGTTCTGAAAAAGTATATTTTTGGTATTGAAAAAGAAAATACTGCATGGCGACTCACTATCTTTTCTCTTTATCTTGAAATTTTAAAAGGTTTGCATCCTGAAGAAATAAATAAATTTATTAAACAAAAAATTGAAAAAGAAAAAGACATTAAAATATTTCCTGATTTTTCAGAAAATATAATCTGTGGGAATTCTCTTGAAGTAAATGAAGATAGTTTACCACACAAAAATGAAACATTCGATTATATAGTTGGTAATCCACCATATTTGCAAATATCGCCTTATGCCGAAGAAATTAGTTTTATAAATAATTATCATGCAGAAATAGAAGAAAATAAATTTAAAGCAACTGATGTTGTTGGCTACAAGCAAATTTCACAAGCTTTTATGCTTAAAATTAAAGACTGGGCAAATGAAAATACAAAATTTGGCTTTGTTTTAAACAGTTCAAATTTTTATAATGAAAAATCAGTAAAGTTTCAAAAATATTTTTTTGAATACTACCAAATTGAGAGTTTTTACGAATTGTCAAGGGTAAAAAATATTTTGTTTAAAAAAGCAAAAGAAAGTGTTGTTGTTACAATTTTTAACAATAAAGAAACAGGAAACAACTCAATAAATTATTATCCTGTTGATTTAGAACTTTTTTCTAAAACTTTTGATTTGCTTATTATTCAAGAAGATAAAAAAATAAAAATTTTACAGAAAGATATTTTAAACAAAGATGTAAATTTGCGAGATTTTTTAATTGGAAATGAATTTGATTTTAAATTATTAGATAAACTTTCTGATAATAAAAAATTAGAAGAGTTTTTATTGAAAGATAAAAATTATAATAGTTTTCGTGGTATAGAAAGAGCTACAAATAAACAAATTCAAAAGTATTTTAATATTGATGAAATATCTTTTAAAAAGTTAAGTAAAAAAGAAAAAACAAATTTACAAGAACAATTTGCAAATGAAAAATATCTAAATAGCTATAAAACTGAATATTACAACGTACCATATATTTATAACAAAAATCGCATTAAAGCATTTTCAATAATGAAATTTGACGGTTATATAAATGAAAATGATGTAACAAAGGAAAATTTCAGAAGACCAAAAAACATAAAATTATATGACAATAACAAAATATTATTTAATAGGTTTGGTAAAAAAATAGAAGCTTGTTTTATTAATTTTAGATGTTTTTTTTCTACTTACTTGTATGTAATTAAATTACAAAATGACAATTTATATAATCTTTTTACAGCCATTTTTAATTCAGATTTAGTAAACTATTATATATCATTAAAATACAGAAAACGTGTTGATGATAATTATGCAAATTTGGACACAAAGGCAATAAAGAATATTCCTATCCCCAAAGAATTAGATAAAGATTTAGTTGCTGAAATATCTGAAATAAGCAAGCAAATTACCAAAGATACTTTACAATATGAAGGAGAAACCAAAGAAAAACTAAATAATCTTATTTATGACTTATATGATTTAAGCTATCTTGAACGACAACGTATAAAAGACTTCTTTTCTGCAAAAAAAGAAGCAGATAAAAAAGATTTAAAAAAATATAAAGAATCATTATACTATACACTTGAAATGTATTTTGATAAGAAACCGGTTATTAATTTTTATGAAAATGAAAATTTAGGTTTTGATATTAGAATTGCAGCAGTTTATTTTAATGACAGTTATAAAGAAATACCATCAGAGAAGATGGTTTACAGATATAAAATTCACGAGATTTTAAAAACCACAGATGAAAAGTTCCTTGCAATGAGAGAAAAAGTGTTTGGAAAAGATTGTGTATATATAATCAAAGACAAACAATTTAAAAATTGGTCAGAAACAAAAGGATATGAAGACGGTAAGTTTATTTTAAAGAAATTGAGTTGATGAAATCATATATAAAACTTCCTAAACTTAAAGAACTTCCGGACAGCAGTATTGCAAAACGTAAATTATCAGATAGTATATGGAAAGATTATATCTTCTTCATAATTCTAAAATATTACAAGGAAGTTAATGATAATGATATAATTGCAATAATTCAAGATGAAAACACAAAACCACGTTCGGAAATAGAAAAAAAATTAAAAGAACATATTGCTGATTGGTATAAAAGAATTAAAAGAACTGATAAGAGGACTGACAGTTGGGGATTTATTTTAAATTTAGAGCCAAGTTCTGAATACTCTTATACCGGATTTGATGATTTAAAATTTCAACACAGCGACTGGACTAATAAATATTTTGTTTTTGAGGCTAAAAATCTTGGAAAAACAAAAAGTGTGTATTTACCTGAATCTATTAGAGAATATGTTTATGTAAAGAAAAAAGGCAAAGAAGACGATGGTGGCATGTATCGTTTTATGATAGGAAAATACGCTTGCGATATGGGTTTTGGAGGAATGCTTGGTTTTATCGTTGGAGAAACAAAAGAGAATGTGGTTAAAAGTTTGACAGAAGAAATAAAATTTGTTTATGGTAAAATGGAAATCGGAAAATTAATCGAAAAAAAAATCATTCCGGATTCGATAAAAAATAATGAAAATACTTTCGACAGCATCCACAACAGGACTAATAACAAAACCGGTCAGAATGAAAAATTTACATTACACCATGTAATAATGGACTTCACAAGAAAAAGATAACGAAATTAATCTTTCCTCTCAGCTCGCTTCCTCTCATGCTCATCCAATAAAATCTTCCTTAATCTAATAGATTTTGGCGTAACTTCAATGTATTCATCTTTTTTGATGTATTCCATGCATTGTTCTAATGAAAACTTAATTGCCGGAGCAATGGATGATTTATCATCAGTACCGGAAGCTCTTACATTGCTTTGCTTTTTAGTCTTTGTGATATTAACCAAAATATCATCATCTCTGGTATTTTCTCCGATTACTTGCCCTGCATAAACTTCTTCACCCGGGTCAACAAAAAATCGTCCTCGATCTTGTAATTTGTCAATAGCATAAGGAATTGACGTTCCGGTGTGCATTGTAATCAATGAGCCTTTTTTGCGAGTTTCAATATTGCCTTTCCATGGTTCGTATGCTTTAAAACGATGTGCCGTTACAGCTTCTCCTTCGCTGACTGTGAGTATTGAATTTGCCATTCCTATTAAACCCCTTGCCGGAATACTGAACTCCAAATGCATGCGATCATTTTTGTTCTCCATATTCACAATTTCACCTTTCCGCTTAGTCACAATTTCAATTACTTTTCCGGAAAAAATTTCAGGAACTTGAATAGTTAACAATTCTACCGGTTCATGTTTTACTCCGTTTACTTCTTTTGTTAAAACTTGCGGCTGTCCTAATTGAAATTCAAAACCCTCACGACGCATAGTTTCA
This genomic interval carries:
- a CDS encoding RNA polymerase sigma factor, encoding MKNKNNFIEIISENEKIILKITSFYTDNKQDAEDLYQETVLNLWKAFKNFKNRSKISTWIYRIALNTAVTQIRKNKKQPQQITLNEQIQEINIEKHNNLLDKLHKQIRKLNELEKALILLYLENKNYETISEITGLSETNVATRISRIKQKLKTNLK
- a CDS encoding aldehyde dehydrogenase; the protein is MTPQNMLAAQKEFFLSGQTKPLKFRIKQLKKIKSALIKNEEYFYEAIYKDFGKSKFETYATELSPVYSELNLSIKKLSQWVKPEKKKTNLANFPGKSYIIPEPLGSVLVIGAWNYPYQLSLIPLISAITAGNTVVLKPSELSFNASSIIAKILNRVFIPEIIRVVVGGVKETKELLDLKFDKIFFTGSVPIGKIVYQAAAKHLTPVTLELGGKSPTFVLADAKIKMTAKRIVWGKFLNAGQTCVATDYILVDKKIEKKLLEEIKKQISIQFPNFENIPENYVQIINERNFDRLLNLINPEKVYVGGTYDKAKRLIHPTVLHNITFEDTAMDDEIFGPILPVIAYDNLDDAIHEVKKRPKPLALYIFSSHKKSIKKIHKEISFGGGAVNDTIMHLTNHNLSFGGTGSSGIGNYHGYAGFQAFSHFKSILKKPFWFEPKLKYAPYTGKKLKWLKRLMG